Proteins encoded by one window of Leopardus geoffroyi isolate Oge1 chromosome X, O.geoffroyi_Oge1_pat1.0, whole genome shotgun sequence:
- the LOC123594957 gene encoding sperm acrosome-associated protein 5-like — protein sequence MKGFVTVKVTLAMLMAAIVDAKIYERCELALKLERAGLNSFKGYTVGDWLCMAHYESGFDTSFVDHNPDGSSEYGIFQLNSAWWCDNGITPTQNLCHMDCRDLLNRHLLDDISCAKRVVSSQNGMTAWDSWIRHCYGHDLSEWLKGCNMQAKHDSKKIKS from the exons ATGAAGGGCTTTGTTACTGTGAAGGTCACCTTAGCCATGCTTATGGCTGCTATTGTGGATGCCAAGATCTATGAACGCTGTGAACTGGCACTGAAGCTGGAGAGGGCAGGCCTCAACAGCTTCAAGGGCTACACCGTTGGAGACT GGCTGTGCATGGCACACTATGAGAGTGGTTTTGACACTTCCTTCGTGGACCACAATCCTGACGGCAGCAGTGAATACGGCATTTTCCAGCTGAACTCTGCCTGGTGGTGTGACAATGGGATTACACCCACCCAGAACCTCTGTCACATGGATTGTCGTG ACCTGCTCAACCGCCATCTTCTAGATGATATCTCGTGTGCCAAGCGGGTGGTGTCCTCACAGAATGGTATGACTGCTTG GGATTCTTGGATCCGGCACTGCTACGGGCATGATTTATCTGAATGGCTCAAGGGATGTAATATGCAAGCAAAACATGACTCAAAGAAAATTAAGTCATGA